A part of Escherichia marmotae genomic DNA contains:
- the glxK gene encoding glycerate 3-kinase → MKIVIAPDSFKESLSAEKCCQAIKAGFSTLFPDAHYICLPIADGGEGTVDAMVAATGGKIVTHEVCGPMGEKVNAFYGITGDGKTAVIEMAAASGLMLVAPEKRNPLLASSYGTGELIRHALDNSIRHIILGIGGSATVDGGMGMAQALGVRFLDADGLVLAANGGNLARVASIEIEERDPRLVSCHIEVACDVDNPLVGARGAATVFGPQKGATPEMVEELEQGLQNYARVLQQQTEINVCQMAGGGAAGGMGIAAAVFLNADIKPGIDIVLNAVNLAQAVQGAALVITGEGRIDSQTAGGKAPLGVASVAKKLNVPVIGIAGVLGDGVEVVHQYGIDAVFSILPRLAPLAEVLASGETNLFNSARNIACAIKIGQGIKL, encoded by the coding sequence ATGAAAATTGTCATTGCGCCAGACTCTTTTAAAGAGAGCTTAAGTGCAGAAAAATGTTGTCAGGCAATTAAAGCTGGATTTTCGACCCTCTTTCCCGATGCGCACTATATCTGTTTGCCGATAGCGGATGGTGGAGAGGGGACGGTTGATGCGATGGTTGCTGCGACGGGCGGCAAAATCGTGACGCATGAAGTCTGTGGACCGATGGGCGAAAAAGTGAATGCTTTTTATGGCATTACTGGGGATGGGAAAACGGCGGTGATCGAGATGGCGGCGGCAAGTGGCCTGATGCTGGTCGCACCTGAAAAGCGTAATCCGCTACTGGCGTCAAGTTATGGCACCGGTGAGTTAATTCGCCATGCGCTTGATAACAGCATTCGTCATATTATTCTCGGCATTGGCGGCAGCGCGACGGTAGACGGCGGCATGGGCATGGCGCAGGCACTCGGTGTGCGCTTTCTCGATGCTGATGGTCTGGTGCTGGCGGCAAATGGCGGTAATTTAGCCCGTGTGGCAAGCATTGAGATAGAGGAGCGCGATCCGCGTCTGGTGAGCTGCCATATCGAAGTCGCGTGCGATGTCGATAACCCGCTGGTAGGGGCACGCGGTGCGGCTACGGTGTTTGGCCCACAAAAGGGGGCAACGCCGGAAATGGTCGAAGAGCTGGAACAGGGGCTGCAAAATTACGCCCGTGTTTTACAACAGCAAACTGAAATTAACGTCTGCCAGATGGCAGGTGGCGGCGCAGCGGGCGGAATGGGCATTGCGGCGGCAGTGTTTCTCAATGCGGATATCAAACCGGGTATTGATATTGTGTTAAATGCGGTCAATCTTGCGCAGGCGGTGCAAGGTGCGGCGCTGGTGATCACCGGTGAGGGGCGCATTGACTCACAAACGGCAGGCGGTAAAGCGCCGCTGGGTGTGGCGTCAGTGGCGAAGAAATTAAATGTCCCGGTGATTGGGATTGCTGGCGTATTGGGTGATGGCGTGGAAGTGGTGCATCAATATGGTATCGACGCTGTTTTCAGTATACTGCCGCGGCTGGCACCTTTAGCCGAAGTGCTTGCCAGTGGTGAAACCAATCTCTTTAACAGCGCGCGGAATATTGCCTGTGCCATTAAAATAGGTCAGGGAATTAAACTCTGA
- the allE gene encoding (S)-ureidoglycine aminohydrolase, translated as MGYLNNVTGYRDDLLANRAIVKHGNFALLTPDGLVKNIIPGFENCDSTILSTPKLGATFVDYLATLHQNGGNQQGFGGDGIETFLYVISGNITAEAEGKKFDLSEGGYLYCPPGSLMTFVNSQTEDSQIFLYKRRYIPVEGHAPWLVSGNANELERIHYEGMDDVILLDFLPKELGFDMNMHILSFAPGASHGYIETHVQEHGAYILSGQGVYNLDNNWIPVKKGDYIFMGAYSLQAGYGVGRGEAFSYIYSKDCNRDVEI; from the coding sequence ATGGGATATTTAAATAACGTCACGGGTTACCGCGATGATTTACTGGCTAACCGCGCGATTGTGAAACACGGTAATTTCGCGCTGTTAACCCCAGACGGCCTGGTGAAAAATATTATTCCGGGCTTTGAAAATTGTGACTCGACGATCCTGTCTACACCAAAGCTGGGCGCTACGTTTGTCGATTATCTGGCCACGCTGCATCAAAACGGCGGTAATCAGCAGGGTTTCGGCGGCGATGGGATAGAAACTTTCCTGTATGTGATTTCTGGAAATATCACTGCCGAAGCTGAAGGGAAAAAATTTGACTTAAGCGAAGGTGGGTATCTGTATTGCCCGCCAGGTTCCTTAATGACGTTTGTTAATTCCCAGACCGAAGACAGCCAAATCTTCTTATATAAGCGCCGTTATATTCCGGTAGAAGGCCATGCGCCGTGGCTGGTTTCTGGCAATGCAAATGAACTGGAACGTATTCACTATGAAGGTATGGACGATGTGATCCTGCTGGACTTCCTGCCAAAAGAGTTAGGCTTTGATATGAACATGCATATCCTCTCTTTTGCGCCAGGTGCCAGCCACGGTTATATCGAAACCCACGTTCAGGAACACGGTGCCTATATTCTTTCCGGTCAGGGGGTTTATAACCTCGACAATAACTGGATCCCAGTGAAAAAAGGCGATTACATCTTTATGGGCGCATATTCCTTGCAAGCCGGTTATGGCGTAGGGCGCGGTGAAGCGTTTAGTTATATTTATTCGAAAGATTGCAACCGCGACGTTGAGATTTAA